The Natranaeroarchaeum aerophilus DNA window TCGCGTATCGAGACGTCGTCGACGTCCTGCTCGGCGTGTTCGGTATTGCGACCGTGATGGCGTGGCTCGCCGGCATCCAGGGCTGGCTCTCGATCCCGTCGAGTCAGCTGTTGATCGCCGTGCCCTTCCTCGTGATCGGGCTGAGTATCGACTACTCCCTGCACGTCGTGATGCGCTATCGCGAGGCCAAGGAAGGGCGGTTACGTGATGACGGGCCGGATGCAACGGTTCCGCGCGAGCCGACGACTGCGATGCGACTGGGCGTCGCGAGCGTCATCCTCGCACTGGCAGCCGCAACCTTTTCGACCGGGATCGGCTTTCTCTCGAACTACGTCAGCCCACTCGCTGCGATCCAGGACTTTGCCCTTCTGAGCGCGGGCGGGATCCTCGCCACGCTGATCGTGTTCGGCGCGCTCGTCCCGGCGACAAAACTCGAAGTCGAGCGCCTGCTGGCACGACGCGGGCGGGAGCGACGCAACCGCGCCGTCGGCGTCGAAGCGGGGCCGATCAACCGCGCGCTGTCGGGGGTCGTCTCGCTCGTCCAGCGCCGTCCGGTGGCGATTCTCGTCATCGCACTCTTGCTCGCGTCGGCAGGCGCGTACGGCGCGACCGGTATCGATACGGAGTTCAACGAGGCCGATTTCCTGCCCGAAGATCCGCCCGACTGGATCAAATCCCTTCCCGGGCCGCTCGCTCCGGGCGACTACGACGTCCGCGAGAACGCGGCCTACCTCGGCGACAACTTCCGCCAGCAAGGGGACGGAACGGAAACACAGATACTCGTCAGGGGAGCGGTGACCGATCCTGACGCGCTGGTGGCGATGGACGAGGCCAGTGCCCCACCTGCAGAGGGAAGCACGATCGTCACACGGCCGGGCGGGAACGCAGCGGTCGACAGTCCAGCAACCGTGTTGCGCGATGTCGCCGCCGAGGAGGACGACCTTGCCGAGGCAATCGAGGAGCGCGACGAGACCGCCAACGGACTGCCAGACGAGGATGTCGCGTCGGTGTACGATCAGCTGTACGAGACGGCACCGGACCGCGCCGAAGACGTGCTCTACCGGACCGACGACGGCTACGAGAGCGCGCGCCTGCTCGTCGGTGTGCAGGGCGACGCCTCGGCCCAGTCGGTCGCAGAAGACACGCGCGGGCTGGCAGCGGGGGTCGAAGCCAGTGGATCGGTCACCGCCATCGCGACCGGCGGGCCGGTGATTACCGCAGTCCTGCAGGACGCCCTGCTGGAGACGCTGGTACAGGCCTTTGCCGTAACGCTGGTCGTCATCATGGCATTCCTGTCCGTGCTGTACTGGACTCGCCACGGCGCGCCGGACCTTGCAGTCGTGACGATCACGCCGGTACTGGTTGCGCTCGCGTGGCTGCTGGGAACGATGGCCGCGCTCGACATCCCGTTTAACAGCGAGACGGCGGTCATCACAAGCCTCGCAATCGGGCTCGGCGTCGACTACAGCATCCACCTGAGCGAACGGATTCAGGACGAGTTGCTCGACAGCGAGGACGAGTCGCTGGGCGAGGCGCTTTCACGAGCGGTCGCCGGGACCGGCGGCGCGTTACTCGGGAGTGCGGCGACGACCGCGGCGGGCTTTGGCGTCCTCGCGCTGGCGCTTGCGCCCCCACTCCGGCGATTCGGGCTCGTCACCGGTCTGAGCATCGTCTACGCCTTCATTGCCTGTGTGGTCCTGTTACCCGTACTGTTCGTGGTTCGCGAGCGTATCAAGGACTGGCGTGCAGATCGTCAGACCGGTCGCTGACCAGCCGGAACGACAACCGATTTGTCGGTTGCGGAACGTACACTCGCCTGATGGACTGGAGCAAAGTCGGCGCGTGGGTGGACGACCACGAGGAGCTGGTTCGGTCGGTGGTCGCCGTCACCTATATTATCGCCATCCTGCTGATCGGCGCGACACTGGTCGGGAATCCGACCAGCAACTACCCGATCATCTCCGATATCGCTGGACTCCTGCTGGTCTTTCACGCCTACCGCACCGGGAACATGGCCGCACTCGGGTCGACGATTCTGATCGTCGTCGCCGTCGGCGTCTGGTATCTCGTCGCGGCCCCGACGCTGCCCATCGTCGACGGCGGGGCGCTCGTTCCCACGGGCATCCCCTCGGAGGCCGCCCCACCAGTGACGCTCGCAGCCGTGCTGGCGATCGGATATGCCCTGACGCTCGCGGATATCCTCCCGCAGGTTGACAGGGTCATCACTGAACGAGTCCAGTAGTCGAGCCGGTGCTCCGGTCCCGGAACCGCTCACTCGCTGTCGTCAGAGTGTGCACGCACCCACAGTTCGCCGATCCGCGAGAGACGAGTTCGGTGGGACTTGCCCTGCGATTCCTGTTCGATGTACCCCTTGCCGCCGGGACCGAGCAGATCAACGTTGTAGATGACTTTCGAGCGGAAGCTATCGGTGTACTCCTCGTTGAGTTCGCGTGCGAGCGCCTCGGCAAGTTCGGAGACGCTCTCGAACTCGCCGTGTTCGCCCAGCGTAAAGAGAATCAGCTCCTCGAACGGCTTGACATTCGAGAAAGAGGCGACGGGCAGTTCGACAATGTGAGTTCCGTCGATCTCCTTTGCGCCGATAGTCGTCCCCCGCTCGTCGAACTCCGAAAGGAGGTCAGTTGCGCTGTCGAGTCGCTTGTCGATCTGGTCGTCGGGGACAGCTTCCTCGTTCTGTAAGGTCTCCAGCAGTTCGCGCTGTTTGCGGAGTTCTTTGGCGAGTTCGGTTTCCAGATACTTCTCGGGAGCCGTGTAGTAGGTGTGGATCTTGTCCCGGTCTTCCTGACGCTCGACCATGATCGAGTGTGCCGCTGTCGCGAAGGCAAAGGAAATGGTGCGGGGCATCGCGCTAATGTTGACCCAGACCTCGTTGCCCCGATCGAGTTCGGCGTTGATCAGGTCGAACGCCTGCTCGAAGGCAACGTCGTAGTCGTAGACGTCCTCGATGACGAACCGCTCGGTTTCCGCGCCGAGCAGGTTCTGGAAGTCCTTGTCGAGCTTCTGTGAGAGGTTCTGTGCGTACTCGACGTTCTCCTCGCTGCCGACTGCACCCTCAAGGAGGATCACCCGGTCGACGTCCTGTTGATCGCGGACTAGCGGTGCGATCAACCGGTCGTAGTCGAAGCCGACCGGCACGATGTGTGTCTGCATACGTGTATGCAGGCGTGGGACCTGTAAAAAGACACGAGTTTCCACTCGTTTGCCCCACGAAGCCGGGGTTTCGAGAATCGAACCAGAGACTACTACTTCCCGGGAAGTGTCGGTATAACTGGTTGCCGGCACGCAGACCGCTCGGACTTCGTACATCCATCTCCGGCGACCACCTGGACATCGACTGCCTCATCAGCCCGAGGGGCGAGAACGATCTGTTTCGCCTCTCGGCATTCAATCGTTCCGGCGAGTAGCGACACTTTCGATCCGTTCTTGGTGGTGGTTTCACTCCGTTACGGTCCGTGCGTCGCCTCGCTCGTCGAGCGATCCGGCCCCTTTCAGTCCACCCACAACACCTCATCCTCCCCAACCGATTCGCTCGCTCTGCTCGCTCATCCACCGGAAGACGAGTCTTCCGAGCCTTCGCTCGGTTCCCTCGCGAAGACCTCGCGCGACGCTGGCTCGTCATGGACGACTCGCCAGCACACGCCAACCGCACTCGGTGGATCGGAAACCAATACTTCAACTTTCGAAGCAAATAGCTACAGTTTCTATAGTGTATTACTACAGTATTCGAAGTAACGGTTGTAGCGCCCCAAAACGCAAAAAGGGGCCGAGGCTACTCCAGGAGGTTCTCGCCAGTCATCGCCCCGGGCTGGTCGATATCCATCAGGTCCAGCATCGTCGGCGCGAGGTCACACAGCGAGCCGTCCTCTCGTACCGATTTCCCGGCATCGTCGCCCTCGGAGCCGACGTAGATGAACGGGACGAGGTTGTAGGTGTGGGCAGTGTGTGGATCGTCTTCGGTGCCCATGTCGTCGGCGTTGCCGTGATCGGCGGTGATCAGGACCTCGGCACCATCCTCCTCCAGCGCGTCGGCGAGCCGGCCGAGCTGTTCGTCGACGGCTTCGACGGCCTCGATCGCGGCCTCGTAATCGCCCGTGTGGCCGACCATGTCGGGGTTGGCGTAGTTGAGCACCATCGCGTCCGGGTCGTCGCTGTCGAGGACGTCGATCGCGGTCTGGGTCACCTCGGGCGCGCTCATCTCTGGCTGGAGGTCATAGGTTGGCACGTCGGGGCTCTCGACGATCTCGCGGATCTCGCCGTCGAACTCGACTTCCCGCCCGCCGTTGAGGAAGTAGGTGACGTGGGCGTACTTCTCGGATTCGGCGAGCCGGAGCTGGGTTCGTCCGGAGTCGGCGAGCACCTCGCCGAGTACGTCCGCAGGCTGGGTCGGGGGGAACGCCACCGGGACGTCGAACGTCTTGTCGTACTGGGTCATCGTCGTGACCGTCACGTCCGGTGGGCTCGTCTCGAAGGCCCATTCGGGGCGGATATCCGCGAGCATGCGGGTGAGCTGGCGGGCACGATCCGAACGGAAGTTGAAAAAGACCACGCTGTCGCCGTCTTCCAGTGCCGCGCCGTCGTCGATGATCGTCGGCTCGACGAACTCGTCGGTCGTATCGCGCTCGTACGATTCGGTGACGGCCTCGACGGCCGACGTGGCGGTGTGGTCGCCGTCCCGGTTGACGATGGCGTCGTAGGCGCGTCTGGTGCGTTCCCAGTTCTGGTCCCGATCCATCGCGTAGTAGCGTCCGGTGACCGTCGCAACCTGCCCGGTGCCGTGCTCGTCGATCGTCGCCTCGAGGTCTTCGAGATACCCTTCGCCGCCGTGAGGGGCAGTGTCACGACCGTCCATGAATGCGTGTGTGGTCGCCTCGACGCCGTGCTCGGCGGCCATCTCGATCAGCGCGTGGAGATGTTCCTGTGAGGAGTGGACGCCGCCGTCGCTGACCAGCCCCATGAAGTGGACCCGACCGTCGTGTTCCTCGGCGTGATCGAACGCGGTCTGGATCGCGTCGTTCGTCTGGAAGCTTCCGTCCTCGATCGCGTCGTTGATCCGGGTGTACTCCTGGTAGACGACCCGGCCCGCGCCGATGTTGAGGTGGCCGACCTCGCTGTTGCCCATCTGTCCGTCCGGCAAGCCGACACGGCGTCCAGCCACCGTGAGCGTCCCGTACGCGCCGGTGTCGGCAAGCCGATCGAAGTTCGGCGTGTTCGCGGCTTTCACCGCGTCGCGGCGGTCGTGTTCGCCGATACCCCAGCCGTCGAGGATAATCAGTGCAGCGTCCATACCTGCACGGAGACGCTCGCCCTGTAACTACTCTTCGCTCTATCTTTAAACAGCGAGAGAATCCCGCCGTTCACGGCGGGCGTGAATCGCGTCACTCGCCTACACAATCCACCGCTCGATGGCAGACTGGATATTCAACGCTGCTCCACACTATTAAGTAGGATTATCTACATAGGCTATGTATGGCGATTGAGGTCACGCGCACCTACGTTGGTTCGATCCAGAACCAGCGACAGGTCTGCGATGGCCTCAACTCGCTCGGTGACTCTACCTCGAAAATCTGGAACGTCGCACGCTGGACAACCGACCGCATCTGGAACCAAACCGGCGAAATCCCTGATGAAGGGACGCTCAAAGCGTATATGAAGAACCAGCCGTGCTGGAAAGACTTGAACGCACAATCCAGTCAGAAAGTCATCGAAGAACTTTCTGACGCTTTTCAGTCGTGGTTCGACCTGCGACAGAAAGACGCAGAGGCGAATCCGCCCGGCTACCGCAAACACGGGGACACCCGGCCAAAGAGTACGGTCACGTTCAAAGCAGACGGGTTCAAACACGACCCCGAAAACAACCGTGTCCGACTCTCAAAGGGGAAGAACCTGAAGGAACACCGTTCTGATTTCCTGCTCTGCGAGTACCAGACCCGTCCGGACGTTGACCTCACCGAAGTCACTAAGGTACAGAACGTTCGTGCCGTCTGGAACGGCAGCGAGTGGGAACTACACTTCGTCTGCAAAGTCAGCCTCGAAACCACCGACTCGACAGACGACGGAGTGGCAGGAATCGACCTTGGCATCAAGAACATCGCCACGGTCGCCTTCCCCGACGAATACGTTCTCTACCCCGGCAACTCGCTCAAAGAAGACAAACACTACTTCACCCGATCAGAGTACGACACCGAGGGCGAGAACGGCCCGTCAGAAAAGTCGATGTGGGCGCGCAGGAAACTTGCAGAGCGTGAAACTCATTTCTACCACACGCTTACGGACACGATCATCACTGAGTGTGTTGAGCGCGGTGTTGGAACGCTTGCAGTGAGTTGGCCCGAAGACGTGCGCCAGTCCGACTGGGGTAAGACGGGTAATAAGAAGCTGCACTCGTGGGCGTTTGACCGTATCTACCAGTACCTCGAATACAAAGGCGAGATTCGCGGTGTTGAGGTGCTGAAGGAGAACGAGTGGGACACCAGTAAGACTTGTTCACGGTGTGGTGACGACACGAAGGCGAACCGTGTCGAACGCGGCCTGTACGTCTGCTCATCGTGTGAGCTGGTCGGGAACGCAGATTGTAATGGGGCGGAGAATATGCGTCAGAAGATAACTCCGAGTCCTCATGGAGAGGATAGGAGTAACGGCTGTGTGGCACAGCCATTGGTACACCTGTTCGACCGCGAGAGCGGGACGTTCAACACGAGAGAACAGGTCGTATCGTAGACCGGCAAATATCCCACCTGCGGTACGGGAAGCCTCGCCGTTTACGGCGAGGAGGATGTCACTTGCAACGACTGGGAGTCGTCTGGCGAACCCCACGATATGCTGGTCATATACGTCCGGCTACGGAGCTCTCCGGTGGTAAATATAGTCGTACGTGCTATCGAAAACAACGTTTATACCGGTGCTGGCGGTATCTCTGCTCGATGACATCGCCAGTTCGCGTCGCGTTCGTTTGCGTACAAAACGCCGGTCGAAGCCAGATGGCAACCGCCTTCGCGGAGCGCGAGCGCGAGCGACGCGGGGCCACCGAAGCGATCGAGATCACGACCGGCGGCACCCAGCCCGCCGACCACGTCCACGAGGAGGTCGTCACGGTGATGGACGAGGAGGGATTCGATCTCGCCGACAGGACGCCGAAAGACATCACGCCCGAGGAACTCCAGTCGGTCGACTACGT harbors:
- a CDS encoding efflux RND transporter permease subunit; the protein is MSGRIVDRYADVLVEHSKLVVLILLVATALVAAGAVLDDTEDGQIGQFETDGEEQQALDEIDATYGTDDGVVTQIVVRDEDGDVLTRESLLDGLELQQAIREDDEINATLHTDDPIGGVENVVGTAAYFQQQAEQGEQPSGEPTLDEQIEALEAVDEEAVDDLLADVLDPDADTPGPDATAFLPTSYDPGETTADARLTFVFHAPADSVEGGEDAVGAAQLTIDGLVDERFEDAFAFGGGITDDASTRAVGDSFAIITPVALVLVLGVLGFAYRDVVDVLLGVFGIATVMAWLAGIQGWLSIPSSQLLIAVPFLVIGLSIDYSLHVVMRYREAKEGRLRDDGPDATVPREPTTAMRLGVASVILALAAATFSTGIGFLSNYVSPLAAIQDFALLSAGGILATLIVFGALVPATKLEVERLLARRGRERRNRAVGVEAGPINRALSGVVSLVQRRPVAILVIALLLASAGAYGATGIDTEFNEADFLPEDPPDWIKSLPGPLAPGDYDVRENAAYLGDNFRQQGDGTETQILVRGAVTDPDALVAMDEASAPPAEGSTIVTRPGGNAAVDSPATVLRDVAAEEDDLAEAIEERDETANGLPDEDVASVYDQLYETAPDRAEDVLYRTDDGYESARLLVGVQGDASAQSVAEDTRGLAAGVEASGSVTAIATGGPVITAVLQDALLETLVQAFAVTLVVIMAFLSVLYWTRHGAPDLAVVTITPVLVALAWLLGTMAALDIPFNSETAVITSLAIGLGVDYSIHLSERIQDELLDSEDESLGEALSRAVAGTGGALLGSAATTAAGFGVLALALAPPLRRFGLVTGLSIVYAFIACVVLLPVLFVVRERIKDWRADRQTGR
- a CDS encoding low molecular weight phosphatase family protein; translation: MTSPVRVAFVCVQNAGRSQMATAFAERERERRGATEAIEITTGGTQPADHVHEEVVTVMDEEGFDLADRTPKDITPEELQSVDYVITMGCSAQDVCPATWNGENRDWGLDDPDGQGLEAVRKIRDEIAGRVEDLFDELLVETETD
- the gpmI gene encoding 2,3-bisphosphoglycerate-independent phosphoglycerate mutase encodes the protein MDAALIILDGWGIGEHDRRDAVKAANTPNFDRLADTGAYGTLTVAGRRVGLPDGQMGNSEVGHLNIGAGRVVYQEYTRINDAIEDGSFQTNDAIQTAFDHAEEHDGRVHFMGLVSDGGVHSSQEHLHALIEMAAEHGVEATTHAFMDGRDTAPHGGEGYLEDLEATIDEHGTGQVATVTGRYYAMDRDQNWERTRRAYDAIVNRDGDHTATSAVEAVTESYERDTTDEFVEPTIIDDGAALEDGDSVVFFNFRSDRARQLTRMLADIRPEWAFETSPPDVTVTTMTQYDKTFDVPVAFPPTQPADVLGEVLADSGRTQLRLAESEKYAHVTYFLNGGREVEFDGEIREIVESPDVPTYDLQPEMSAPEVTQTAIDVLDSDDPDAMVLNYANPDMVGHTGDYEAAIEAVEAVDEQLGRLADALEEDGAEVLITADHGNADDMGTEDDPHTAHTYNLVPFIYVGSEGDDAGKSVREDGSLCDLAPTMLDLMDIDQPGAMTGENLLE
- a CDS encoding HFX_2341 family transcriptional regulator — encoded protein: MQTHIVPVGFDYDRLIAPLVRDQQDVDRVILLEGAVGSEENVEYAQNLSQKLDKDFQNLLGAETERFVIEDVYDYDVAFEQAFDLINAELDRGNEVWVNISAMPRTISFAFATAAHSIMVERQEDRDKIHTYYTAPEKYLETELAKELRKQRELLETLQNEEAVPDDQIDKRLDSATDLLSEFDERGTTIGAKEIDGTHIVELPVASFSNVKPFEELILFTLGEHGEFESVSELAEALARELNEEYTDSFRSKVIYNVDLLGPGGKGYIEQESQGKSHRTRLSRIGELWVRAHSDDSE
- a CDS encoding RNA-guided endonuclease InsQ/TnpB family protein, translating into MAIEVTRTYVGSIQNQRQVCDGLNSLGDSTSKIWNVARWTTDRIWNQTGEIPDEGTLKAYMKNQPCWKDLNAQSSQKVIEELSDAFQSWFDLRQKDAEANPPGYRKHGDTRPKSTVTFKADGFKHDPENNRVRLSKGKNLKEHRSDFLLCEYQTRPDVDLTEVTKVQNVRAVWNGSEWELHFVCKVSLETTDSTDDGVAGIDLGIKNIATVAFPDEYVLYPGNSLKEDKHYFTRSEYDTEGENGPSEKSMWARRKLAERETHFYHTLTDTIITECVERGVGTLAVSWPEDVRQSDWGKTGNKKLHSWAFDRIYQYLEYKGEIRGVEVLKENEWDTSKTCSRCGDDTKANRVERGLYVCSSCELVGNADCNGAENMRQKITPSPHGEDRSNGCVAQPLVHLFDRESGTFNTREQVVS